Genomic segment of Panicum virgatum strain AP13 chromosome 2K, P.virgatum_v5, whole genome shotgun sequence:
ACTGGCTAGCTTTAATTTGTACAGCGGGGCACTCCCTCTTCTTCACTGTAAAATCTCTCTTCAGTCTTCACTCCCTCGTTTCAAAGAGGAAAAGAGAAGGTAACAATGGAGGGAGTTTGAAGCTTTGCACTGCTACAAATCCCCCGAAAAAGGTCGGGTaaaaataccaaaaaaaaaagaagctaaAGAAAGAGAACCTATAGCTAATGAATCGAGGATAAAATCATCCATGAATCGGGTCCTGCTTCCGTCGTTCGCTAGACGCAATCCGCCACCATGAACAATGTGTTCCCGACCTCTGCTTTGGCCGGTTTTGCATGGCTTGTTTTGTCCTCGTCGACAATGCCGGCGACGTCCAAGccgtcgccgcgcccgccggtgaGCTGGCGGGCGCGCTCCGTCTGCTCCATCCAGTCGGTGCCGAGCACGGCGCGCAGCATCAGCGCGGCGCAGACGAGCTGCGCCGCCAGCATGCCGCCCCACATCCCGCGGAAGTCCAGCCCAGCCGGCCAGAacgccagcgccagcgccacggGCATGCCCACGCCGTAGAATGCCGAGACGTTGATCCGCGCCGCCTTCTCCGGCCGCGCGCTGCCGCGCAGCACGCCGCAGCCGGCGGTCTGCGGGCAGTTGCCCAGTTCGGCCAAGCCGAGCAGCggcagcgccgcggccgccagccTGAGGATGGCCTCGTCCGTCGTGAACATCCGCGCCCAGACGCCGCGCACGGACACCGCGAACGCGCAGGCCACGAGGCCGAGCGCGGCGCCCAGGCCGAGCCCCACGCGCGCGACGAGGCGCGCGCGCTCCGGCCTCCCGGTGCCCAGCTCGTGGCCGACGCGCGTGGACACGGCGCAGCCGAGCGAATGCGGGAAGATGTATATCAGTGACGTGGTCTGGATGAGCACGCCcattgccgccaccgccgccttggGGTCGATGAGCACGCCGCAGAGGAGCACCATGATCTCGTACCACCACCACTCCAGGCAGACGGACATGCAGCTGTGCACGCACAGCCGCACCAGGCTCCACCACTCCCTGCTGGCGCCCtccctttcctcctcctcctcctctgccggcggcgcgccctttttggcgccgccgccgtcgtcgtcgtgggcGCCGTACATTCCGCGGAAGTAGACGTACGCCACGAGGAACAGCAGGAAGTTGAGGTTGGTCCAGACGCCGCCGAGCGCGACGCCGCGGATGCCGAGGCCGAGGACGCTGACGAGGAGGAAGTTGATGGGCACGTGGAggagcagcgccgcggcggcgccgtaggTGAGCGGCAGCGTGACGGACTGCGCGCGCAGGTAGATGCGGATCGGGTGGAGGAAGCACTGCACCACGAGGTCCGGGAGGCAGCAGAGGATGTAGGCGTACGCCGTGGCGGCGATGTCGGCGTCCTGGCCCGTGGAGACGAGGACCCGGTGCATGGCCACCCAGAGCATGCCGATGGGCACGGACGCGGCGAGGAGCAGCAggacggtgcggcggagcgcggcgcggaggaggtccGTGCGCCCGGCCCCGAAAGCCTGGCCGCAGACGGGGTCCAtcccgccggcgaggccggaGAGGACGGAGTAGCCGGTGATGTTGGCGAAGCCGAGCGCGAGGgagccgccggcgaggggcAGCTGGCCGAGGCGGCCGAGGAACACCATGGAAACGAGGGAGCGCATGTAGAACAGGATCCCCGCGCCGACCATTGGCCCCGTGAGGCGGAGGATGGCGGCCACCTCGGCGAGGGCGCTCCCGGGCGCCGGCCTCGGGCGGTCGTGCAGCTTAGGGTAGCCGGCGGCCGTCGGGAGGAGCGGCCTGTGGTGGCATTGCGCCGGCTCCGGGCAGTGGCACGTCGCCATGGGATGGAAGCAGTGCGCGGCCTGCGTGAAGTGTCTGCGCCTGCCGCGGCGGCCTCTGGTTTGTTTGCAGCAGAGGGGCCAGCTCTGTGTGCTGCTGTGGTGGCAGGGAAGGGAGCTGGCACTGGCAGTGTATATATAGATGCTTGCCCCGCCTGACATTCTATCTTTTGGATTTTCCATGGGCCCAACGGAAAAATGGTTGAGTTCCATTGTAAAACGAAGGGAATCGCGCACCTGGCCCACGAGGCAGAGAGATCCAGCTAGGACGCGCGGAGGACACGACAAGACCGAAACTAGTAGCCACTAGTAACGTGTGAAACTAAGCGGTTTATTCGTGGCGTTTCAATACGACCAAAGCGTAATCCCAACTAACTCAGGCTGACTTGATGTATCATGTATGTACCACGCGCGTGGAAATCAGAGGCTTGTGACGACGGTAGCAACAAAATTCGTTGACAGTGTGCTCCTCCATGAGTCCCAAACCTTCAAACTCGGCAACTAGCTAGGCACCACACACTGAGTTGAGTTGAGCCCATTGGGACGAGCCACAACGTACTCAAGAATTTTGGTACAATTAGCTTACGTGAACTAGTTAGCCGAGCAAAGGGGAAGCTGCTCACTCCACGCTCTCCACTCTCACAGTCACACGTGGGAATGAGAACCAAGTAGCGGAACAATGTAAAAGCACCAAGTATTCTCCTGTACATATTGTTTCCACGGAAGCTAGCTTTTAATGTGGCAACCAATAAGCATATTTAACTTCTTTGTCTATTTCTGATCTTGGAATATGACGTGGCTAAGCCACACGtaggtatttttttttcttgtttccaCATGTGAACATTTAGCGTCCAATCTACATGCAACAGTCCACCCCCTCTATCCTTCCTCTAGCCGGTTGCGGCTTCTCCTCCGCTCCCTCCCTGGTAGGCGCCGCCCCGCGGGCTACGGGCCTACCATGAGTAGGGTAGATCTTGGCGGCATCTTCCTTGTTATCCCTCCCATCGTCGCTATAGCTAGCATCAGTCTCATCCCGATCATACCTATCGATTGTTCTTCGCCACCCCCACGTTTAGATATCTCCGCCAAGCTAGCCTATACTGTTGTGGTCTTCCTCCTAGTCACATTGGTTTGAGCCCCAACCTAGTAGCAGCCTAACCTCGTAGGAAATGTTGCTAACAATATCGGAGAAGAAGTGGAAAATCAGGGTGGAAATGGTGTGCAAAATGAAATTAATACCCAGATACTCCATCCGCCCTGAAAAATAAGATATTTATGTTTGTTCTAaatttgaccaagtttatagaaaagagtaataatattttaaatatcaaACGGGAATAATAACAAACATctattataaaatatattttatataatttaattatttgatgtgttagatattaatatttttctctatgGCAAACCTGTGactaaaaaaaaatacatacaCGGATAAC
This window contains:
- the LOC120684755 gene encoding protein DETOXIFICATION 49-like, with amino-acid sequence MATCHCPEPAQCHHRPLLPTAAGYPKLHDRPRPAPGSALAEVAAILRLTGPMVGAGILFYMRSLVSMVFLGRLGQLPLAGGSLALGFANITGYSVLSGLAGGMDPVCGQAFGAGRTDLLRAALRRTVLLLLAASVPIGMLWVAMHRVLVSTGQDADIAATAYAYILCCLPDLVVQCFLHPIRIYLRAQSVTLPLTYGAAAALLLHVPINFLLVSVLGLGIRGVALGGVWTNLNFLLFLVAYVYFRGMYGAHDDDGGGAKKGAPPAEEEEEEREGASREWWSLVRLCVHSCMSVCLEWWWYEIMVLLCGVLIDPKAAVAAMGVLIQTTSLIYIFPHSLGCAVSTRVGHELGTGRPERARLVARVGLGLGAALGLVACAFAVSVRGVWARMFTTDEAILRLAAAALPLLGLAELGNCPQTAGCGVLRGSARPEKAARINVSAFYGVGMPVALALAFWPAGLDFRGMWGGMLAAQLVCAALMLRAVLGTDWMEQTERARQLTGGRGDGLDVAGIVDEDKTSHAKPAKAEVGNTLFMVADCV